From a single Armatimonadota bacterium genomic region:
- a CDS encoding transposase produces the protein YIENQEEHHKKRSFRDEFLACLKEFEMTYEERYLFEEPI, from the coding sequence GTATATCGAGAATCAGGAGGAGCATCACAAGAAACGGAGCTTCCGTGATGAGTTTCTGGCGTGCCTGAAGGAGTTTGAGATGACGTATGAAGAGCGGTATCTCTTTGAGGAGCCGATTTGA